One Salvia miltiorrhiza cultivar Shanhuang (shh) chromosome 6, IMPLAD_Smil_shh, whole genome shotgun sequence genomic window, GTCAAAGAGGAAGAAAAAGGCGGCATCTTTTGAGGTGCCGGACTACTCCGCTGGCTCTGTCCATTTCACGTTTCCTAGTGGGACTTCAGCCCAGACCGACTATGATTCGTGTGTGGATCATTTGGGGCGTCTATTGCTAGAGGATGGCTGCACTAGGATGTTGAAGGTCAGGGTGGCCGATTCTGCCAACACTACCGCCCGTCTTGCATTTCAAGTACGATTGTTGTTGATTTTCATATGCATATCTATATCTATCTTTCATGATTCATACTTGGTATAATCAAACTCTTTTTATTACTTGTTTGAATGTAGGGCTATCAGTATACTCTATTCAAGAAGGAACAGCTGGCAGAAGCGGCTGACCAGCTCAAGGCGGCTCAGAAAGAGCGAGACGCCCTTCGGATGGAGCTTGAGAAAGTGAAGGATTGTCATGAGACGGCAGAGAAGAAGCTCATGGATGAATTATCCTTGAAGAGTCACCTTATCTCTACCCTTGAGTCTCAGATAGGGTCATTGGAGGAGACATTGAAGGTTCGAGAGGAGAAAATTCAGTTTAACTATCTTGAGACGGTCATTCTTACCCGTGGTGAGATGATGATGGAGTTCTAGGAAGGGAAGGCGGGTTCCTGGGACGTAGAGAAGGGTATACGTGAGATGGAGAATGTGCTGCGTGATAGGGCTAAAGAAGAGGAGGTGGGCGATGCCACTGTTGACGGCGAGGGTGACGAGGGCGATGACTAGACTTGTTTGTGGTTGAAACTTTGTCAAACACTTTCTATTTGGTTATGTAATAGTAAGTAGGATCTTTGAACTTGACATTATATATCTTTCCCCCCTAGTTTGAGTCTGGTCTCTTTTAGCTAGACTTAAACTTAGTATTTGTAGGACGTATGATTTTCCAGTACATCCGGCTCGATCAGGGGGTTCACCCTTTGATACTTTATCTAATATATGtccgaattttatgatttgagagATCATACCTTTGATAATTTTGCGTAAGGTTGACTAGAAATGTGATCTAAGACTTCCTAAGGGTTGAAACCCGTGTGATGTGTACTCAAACTTGTTCCTTGTTTAAGGGAAAAAATGGTTGGTTGGAGGGGTAGGGGGGCTGCGCTCCTTAGAGCTGCCTACATACCCTTAAGAGGGATCAAGCCCGAATGTAGTTCTGACCTGCATAGAAAGGTCAGTAATATGTGGTAGATGATATGGGTCTCGAGAAACCTTATTGAAATAAAGTGAAATTTGTAGAGTGTAAGGTCAAGCGTGGTACTGCTTGAGATGTATGGCGTTCCAACTGTTGTTGATTTCACGCCCGTCTGTTACTTGTAGCCTATAGGCTCTGTGTCCAATCACCTTGGTAACCAAATAAGGTCCCTTCCAATTTGGGGCTAGCTTGCTAGCCCCCGCCCGCCTCCTTAGTATTCTGGAATAGCTTGCGAAATACCCAATCACCCGGTTTGAAGGTTCGGGTGTGAGTGTTCTTGTTGTAGTGTCGGGCAATATTTTGCTGGTATGAGGCTATTCTTATGTTAGCCTTGTTCCACTTCTCGTCGCGTAAGTCGAGCTCATGACACATGGTTTCATGGTTATCGTGGTCTGTGGTAAATGCATACCTAGCGGTATGTACTTCGCACTTCGTGGGGATGGCTGCTTCCATTCCATAAGCAAGGGAGAAGGGGGTTTCTCCTGTTGAGGTTCTCGTAATCGTCTGGTAAGACCATAGGACGCCGGGTAGTTCGTCTGCCCATTTTCCCTTTGTCTTCTCCAATTTTTTCTTGAGCGTGTTCATGATGGTCTTGTTGAATGACTCAGCTTGCCCATTGGCTTAGGGGTATCGTGGCGTTGAGAAACTTAGCTTGATATTCCAAAACTtgcaaaaatcttgaaagtCTGCACTTATAAATTGGGACCCGTTGTCCGTGACGAACTCCTTGGGCACCCCATACCTGCATATAACATTTTGCCAGATAAATCCTTTTACATCTTTATCCCTAACCTGGTGGAAAGAATCTGCCTCGATCCATTTGGTGAAGTAGTCCGTCACGGTTAACATGTAGACTTTTTGCCCGGGGGCAACAGGTAGTTTGCCTACGATGTCTATCCCCCATTTCATGAAGGGTCATGGAGAAGTGATAGCTCTTAATGGATCTGGGGGTAAATTAGAGACTTGGGCAAATCGTTGTCACTTGTCGCATCTCTTGACTAGTCTGCTGAATCGGCTTTCATGGTGGGACAATAATACCCGATAGTTAGGGCTCAATGGACGAGGCTTCTTCCACCCGAATGGTTGCCGCATTCCCCCTCGTGTAGCTCGAAAAGGACATATCTCGCCTCTGTAGGGTTAATACATCTCAAGTATGGACCATTGAAAGAGCGTTTGTACAATTATAGGGGGGAGGTTGATTCGGCTGATACTTCACAGATTTATTCATCCTTATCCTTTTGAATTGCTGGCCATCGGAGGTAAGTTATCTGAATGATCTTTGGCTGTGTGGTCTGGATGGATGACCCCAAGTTGGCTAATGCGTCAGCATGGCTGTTATCCCCTCGTGGAACTTGGCTCAAGGTGAACTCCTCAAAGTTTAATTGTAACTCTTTTGTTTTGCCCAGATAGGCTATCATTTTGGCATCCTTGGCTTGGTAGGATCCTTGCATTTGATTGACCACAAGTTGGGAGTCGTTGAAGACATTGATTCATTTGACCCCCATCTCCTTGACCAATCCTAGTCCAGCCAGCATTGCCTCATACTCCGCCTCGTTGTTGGTTGCCTTGAATTGACACCAAATTGATTGTTCGATCATGTCGCCCTGAGGTGAAATGAGGACCAAGCCAAGTCCACTTCCACGCATATTGCTAGACCCGTCAACATAAAGTTTCCAAATCCCCGTTTGATCGGGTTCTTCGATCATGCAACATAGTTCCTTATCGGCCTGCATGGTAAGGTTATGAGTAAAATCAACAATGAAATCTGCTAGTACCTGAGACTTGAGGGCCGTTCGGGGCTTGAAGGTAATGTCGTATTCGCTCAGTTTCACTGCCCATTTGGTCAATCGACTCGATGGCTCTGGCTTTTGGAGTATGGCTTTGAGGGGGTATGTGGTCACCACTGAGATCGGGTGACATTGGAAGTAGGGTCGAAGCTTTCTTGCTGCGTGGACCAATGCCAGGGCTAGCTTCTCAAGTTGGCTGTAACGGGTCTCCACATCTAGGAGGGACTTGCTCACATAATACATGGGTGATTGTTTTCCCTCGTCCTCCTTGACCAACACGGCGCTGACGGCTGTCTCAGACACGGCCAAATAAACAAATAGGACTTCACGGTCTTTTGGTTTGGCCAGAAGAGGCGGGTTGGTCAGGTATTGCTTGAGTTGTTGTAATGCCTCCTCACATTCCTCTGTCCACTCAAAGGTTTTAGATTTCCTAAGAGTGTTGAAGAATGGGTGACACCGCTCTGAGAATTTTAAGATGAATCAACCCAGTGCGACTATCCTCCCAGTTAATTTCTGTACGTCTTTGACACATGTTGGGGATTGAATCTTCATGGTGGAGTCGATTTGGGCCGGGTTGGCCTCTATGCCCCTTTGGGTGACCATGTAACCTAAAAATTTCCCCACATTAACACCAAAAGAACATTTAGCTGGGTTAAGTTTCATATTATACTCCTTAAGAATCTTGAAGGTTTGGTTGAGATGGTCGATGTGGTCCTTTGCTTGAATTGATTTGACGAGCATGTCATCGATGTAGACCTCCATCGTCTGTCCTATCAGGTTCGCGAATATTTTGTTGTGCAGGCGTTGATACGTTGCTCAGTATTTTTCAACCCGAATGGCATGAAGATGTAGCAATAAAGTCTCATGTTGGTCATGAAGGCTGTCTTCTCCTCGTCATCAGGGTGCATTCGTATTTTATGATACCCCGAGTAAGCATCCATGAATCATAGGAGCTCATGGCCCGCTGTTGCATCTACCAACATGTCGATGTGGGGCAAAGGAAATGAATCCTTCGGGCATGCCTTGTTGAGGTCTGTAAAGTCGATGCATACCCTCCACTTGTCATTCTTTTTCTTCACTACTACCACGTTAGCGAGCCATTCGGGGTAATGGGCCTCTCGGATCAATCTGTTCGTTAAAAGCTTTTGGACCTCTTCGTTGATGACTTGATTTCTTTCAGGAGCAAATTTTCTATATCTTTGCTTTTTTGGTGGATAACCCAGATCAACTTGTAACCTGTGAACAATAACACTCGGGTCAATCCCCGTCATGTTCGCGTGGGACCAAGCAAAACAATCATAGTGCTGAGATAAGAAATTGATAAGCTTCTCTCGGGAGTCGGGGTCAAGTTGTGCTCCAATCCGAACTTTATGGTCCGGATAGTCCATGTAGATTTGGACTTCATCTATCTCTATTGCTTCTTTCTCAATCAGACTACGTGGTCGTTTTGGACGAGCGAGTCGATCAGGTTGATCTGCTATAACAGCTTTGCTGCCTGGGTGACTTTGGGGTGGGCTAGTGGGTTGCGACCTCCCTTCGGGCTCATCTGGTTGTGCAGGTTGATCTGATGGGGATGGTTGATCCTTCTTTTGGTGGGTCGAACCATCTTGCTGTAATTGCTATTGAGTGGTATACTTTGCCTTCATGGTCGTTCGGTAGCATGCCCTTGAATCTTTTTGCCCGCCCCTGATCTCCTTGATGCCCCATTTAGTTGGGAACCGAATAACTTGGTGGTAGGTAGATGGCACTGCCTCCATGTCATGGATCCATGGTCGACCAAAAATGACGTTGAATGCGGAAGGGGTATTGATCACTAGGAACTTGGTTGATTGATTCACCCCTTCGGCATAGACATGAAGGTCAATCTTCCCATCGTGGTCTTGGACTCACCACTGAAGCCTATAAGCACGGCgaactttttttattattttggacTTGTTCAAGCCCATCTCCCTGATAGCACCAAAAAACAAGATATTGGCAGAACTACCATTATCGATTAGAACACGTATGGTCAAacaatttagaaaaaaaagtgaaataacTAAAACATCATGGTGAGGGTGAAGAAGCTTGTCTGATTCAGTAGTATGAAAACTGATTGTTTGGGTCGGAAGGGTTGAAGCAGTCTAGCAGGGCATGTTGGTTTTCGCCTTGTTAGACTTCGCTTGTCGGGTATGTTTCTTTGCTGCTAAATGGGTGACCCCGCTTACTTTGGAGCCACCAGATATGACATTCACAGTTCTTTCATGAGGTGGTGGGTTTGGCGGTGTAGCCTCTCTATGGTCATCATGTTTATCTCTTCCTTGTTGTAGGGTTTGCTTGCCCTTCTCGGTTAGGTAATCAGTGAGGTGGCCTTGTTTTAGTAGGTGGGCCACTTCCAACCTGAGGGTGATGCAATCCTCCGTCCAATGCCCATGGTCTGGGTGGAACTCACACCACTTAGACCTGTCCCTCTGGTCGGCTGGGGCCCTCATCCTCTCTGGCCATTTGACCTTGTTATCCAAGTTCTTTAATGCTTCAACTGCTTCAGCGGGGGAGATGGATAGGGCATACTCTGGAATCTTTGCTTTCTCACGGGGGCATCTGTCGGGTGCCCTATCGTACTCATCCCTTCCTCGGCTTTGCCGATAAGGTGGTGGATATGGTTCAGCACGTCTGTCACGACCTGATCTCCTGTCTACTCGATGGTCTCTTTCAGGTCTACTAGGTGGGAAGACCatctgcatgttgtattggtcTTTCTCCCACTTAATCTGTGCCCAAGCTTGGATCAACATGTCCTCCATGGTTTTGCATGGATACTTGGTGAGGGTCTTATAAAGATCTGAGCCGGGCAACAAACCCTTGCGAAAGGCGGTGACAGCGGTCTGCTCGCTACAGTTGGTAATTGACACCTTCTTCTTGTTGAAGCATCCAATGTAGTCTCGGAGGGGTTCTCCATGTCTTTGTACAATGGCGTACAGGACTTCCGAGATCTTCTCCAATTTCCTGCTACTTGCGTACTGTTGGACAAAAACATCAGTTAGTTGGGCAAAAGAGCTAATAGAGTTATTTGGGAGATTCGTATACCACTGGAGGACCGATCCTATTAgactagaaccgaaccccttacacatgcacGCCTCCCTCATGTCACGAGGGATGGCCACAGTGAACATCCTTTGGCAATATTGGGCAATATGGTCGTCTGGGTCAGACACGCCATCAAACATCTTCAAGTGAGGGAAGTTGAACTTCTTCGGCATTTCCACTAAAGCTATCTCATCCACGAAGGGCGAGTTAACATAACAGCTCTCTGCATTTTTCTTGATTGGGGCCGGGACTCCTGGGATTCGTTGGATGATGGCCTCCATATCCGCCAATCTTCTAACCAAGGCGGGGTCTAAATTTTGAAGGGTGTTGGACATGCTCTGTCGGCCCTGATCAACCTGAAATGGTTGATCTTGAATGCTGCCATTATGACCAAGTGTGCCTGTTCGCCTTGCTCTATCTGGTTGACCCATTGGGGCATCATGCACGAGGTCACCTTCGTGTGGTTCCGTTGGCACAACATGCCCCTGGGTGGTATCGGTTCAGCTTATCGTGGTAGAATGGTCCACTCCTCCAGTCGTCAGTTGACCTGAGTGAGGGCTCCCATTACATTTATCCCGGTTGTCCCCGGTTGTTCTGGTTGTCCCAGGTGTTTGATCCAAGAAGTGTGTTTCACCTGCATTCACATGAAGATTACCCGTGTTAGGATGAATAACCTTTGATCTATTGTTTCTTACCGAGGATGAAGGGTCATCTGGGTTGATCTCAGTTCCATTTGGTGTGAGCGGGATGTCCTCAATATCTATCATGGGGTTAATACGAACCCGAAATCGGTCAGGGCGTTGCGTATGAATTAGCGGAGGCGTTTGGATCTGGGTGAAAGCGTTCAGTCGGGCGAGTAGCTCTTGgttttatttttccaacaacaACCGACTCCCTCTTTCTTGGGCCATCTGGTCCATCAGGGTATTGAGCTTGGCGCCTATCTCCACTTAGGCTAACAACTCGGTTTGTGAGGGAGCCTTGGTCATGTCGCGTGTGTTGTTTGGGGTACTCATGGTAGAGCTCTGTGATTGTTCGTCGGGAatgcttgattgctagggccccacggtgggtgCCAAATTGTTGGGGATAGATCCAACAACTACGGATAAGGACGCCGGGATCGTCCGGtacgatgggcactagcaacctgaaacacgAATAATGTTAGAGCCCTTCTTAGAGCACCGGTGgaggtgtcgatggaagggcctccgatgCTCAAGTCAGTAAATAATATTAAGGAAAATCGTATTAAAAGTAATTGAAAGTAAAGAAAAGAGTAAATCGGGTCGATCTGGTCTACGGAGTTGAAGGGCAACTGAGCAACGAGCGAGGGTTGTCAGGTCGTCCCGATTGATCTGATCACCGAAAAACCTAAGGCTGAGAGCGCGGAGGCAGAATAGTGCAAGTGGGGAGAGAAGATGGACAGAACGTGTTGGAATGCGAATGATTGTCCGTCTCTATTGACCTAATTGGTCTTTATTTATACCGTGATGgcctgacggctagggttttgctAACACGTCTCCCTCAACCCCAGTTGTTCCGATATTTGTGGGGTCGATATCCCTGATTAGTTTCTACCTTCTTTCCCACGTCGCtgccctttctagggtttgggTCGATGGGCCTTGATGACCTCGAGTACGGGctgaattaattgaaattaattcagTTTTGTGGATTGGGCTTGACGTATGGGGCCGTGAATGTTTACTCGAATGGGCTATACGAAATTTGCCCACTacaacttttaattatttgaccaaGTGAATATTATAGTAAGAAAAAGTATGCATTAACATAAATAACTGCAAtgttgttgggaacttaatggaatatcctaatccttgttttgatgataccaaaatccataggtttcatttgtaatagactagaactgctcaaactcaagtgttagagttctttttctagtttagttgatgttctgaagattgaagactaaagaacgaaggactgaagaatgaagactgaagttgccaatTGAAGCAGCAGTCGAATAAtaagtcttgaactgattacttaatgcgagccacgtggaatcagcggactgatac contains:
- the LOC130990601 gene encoding uncharacterized protein LOC130990601 gives rise to the protein MGQPDRARRTGTLGHNGSIQDQPFQVDQGRQSMSNTLQNLDPALVRRLADMEAIIQRIPGVPAPIKKNAESCYVNSPFVDEIALVEMPKKFNFPHLKMFDGVSDPDDHIAQYCQRMFTVAIPRDMREACMCKGFGSSLIGSVLQWYTNLPNNSISSFAQLTDVFVQQYASSRKLEKISEVLYAIVQRHGEPLRDYIGCFNKKKVSITNCSEQTAVTAFRKGLLPGSDLYKTLTKYPCKTMEDMLIQAWAQIKWEKDQYNMQMVFPPSRPERDHRVDRRSGRDRRAEPYPPPYRQSRGRDEYDRAPDRCPREKAKIPEYALSISPAEAVEALKNLDNKVKWPERMRAPADQRDRSKWCEFHPDHGHWTEDCITLRLEVAHLLKQGHLTDYLTEKGKQTLQQGRDKHDDHREATPPNPPPHERTVNVISGGSKVSGVTHLAAKKHTRQAKSNKAKTNMPC